A window of Jannaschia sp. M317 contains these coding sequences:
- a CDS encoding lytic transglycosylase domain-containing protein, which produces MSKRPFLKTLAVLLTLGAAPAMAAQCITSQNQFGAYKAGLAQDAAAAGVGQRGLQALQGATLSGITWRFESNPASQSGVSQGDPATFLAKRSGSSAQSFVNRVQQKVNANANTFAALERSYGVPGSILATIWGLETSWGGYTGRTPIVDGAVTLASYCRRHPRFESHAIAALKLADQGVINQGTQGGPSGELGHMQFLAGNWARFGVDATGDGRADPYNAVDALASAANMLRANGWRAGQPFGEGTANFRVLSAWNDSGNYQRAIAYSAERVR; this is translated from the coding sequence ATGTCCAAACGCCCCTTTCTCAAGACGCTCGCCGTTCTTTTGACCCTTGGTGCCGCGCCCGCCATGGCGGCACAATGCATCACCAGCCAGAACCAGTTCGGCGCCTACAAAGCCGGTCTGGCGCAGGATGCGGCGGCCGCAGGCGTGGGGCAGCGCGGGCTGCAAGCCCTTCAGGGTGCGACACTTTCCGGGATCACCTGGCGGTTCGAATCGAACCCGGCCAGTCAAAGCGGCGTGTCGCAGGGCGATCCGGCGACGTTCCTGGCAAAACGGTCCGGCAGCTCGGCGCAGAGCTTCGTCAACCGCGTCCAGCAAAAGGTAAACGCCAACGCCAACACCTTTGCCGCGTTGGAGCGGTCCTACGGCGTGCCCGGTTCGATCCTGGCGACGATCTGGGGCTTGGAGACATCCTGGGGGGGCTACACGGGCCGGACGCCGATCGTGGACGGGGCCGTGACGCTGGCGTCCTACTGCCGTCGTCACCCACGGTTCGAAAGCCATGCGATCGCGGCGCTGAAGCTTGCGGATCAAGGGGTTATCAACCAAGGCACCCAGGGCGGGCCATCGGGCGAACTGGGCCACATGCAGTTTCTGGCGGGCAACTGGGCGCGGTTCGGCGTAGATGCCACGGGCGACGGGCGGGCCGATCCCTATAACGCGGTGGATGCCTTGGCGTCGGCTGCGAACATGTTGCGCGCAAACGGCTGGCGCGCCGGGCAGCCGTTCGGCGAGGGGACCGCGAACTTCCGCGTTTTGTCCGCCTGGAACGACAGCGGCAATTACCAGCGCGCGATTGCCTATTCGGCTGAACGGGTTCGGTAA
- a CDS encoding cell division ATP-binding protein FtsE yields MIELKRAGYSYGGGGILSGLDLVLQPGSFHFLTGPSGAGKTTLLKLCYGELKPSEGVVELFGRDSRSLTRDGLARLRQRVGVVHQDCLFLDHLPISENIALPLTVAGRDVASEAESLSQLITWVGLSHRAEARPPELSGGERQRAALARAIIMDPDVIIADEPTGNIDWDMSQRLLTLLVELNRLGKTILIATHDLALIRAAKSQVSARVLRLAGGQVMAAGAEL; encoded by the coding sequence GTGATCGAGTTGAAGCGCGCGGGCTATTCCTACGGCGGCGGCGGCATCCTGTCGGGGCTGGACCTGGTGTTGCAGCCGGGATCCTTCCATTTCCTGACGGGCCCCAGCGGTGCCGGCAAGACGACCCTGCTGAAGCTCTGCTATGGCGAGTTGAAACCGTCCGAGGGCGTCGTCGAGCTGTTCGGACGCGACAGCCGCAGCCTGACCCGCGACGGTCTGGCGCGCCTGCGCCAGAGGGTCGGCGTCGTGCACCAGGATTGTCTGTTTCTGGATCATCTGCCGATCTCCGAGAACATCGCCCTGCCCCTGACCGTCGCCGGACGCGACGTCGCCTCCGAGGCCGAAAGCCTGAGCCAGCTGATCACCTGGGTCGGCTTGTCCCACCGCGCCGAGGCCCGCCCACCAGAGCTGTCGGGCGGGGAACGCCAACGCGCGGCCCTGGCACGCGCCATCATCATGGACCCCGACGTCATCATCGCGGACGAGCCGACCGGCAACATCGACTGGGACATGTCCCAGCGCCTGCTGACCCTGCTGGTCGAGCTGAACCGCCTGGGCAAGACCATCCTGATCGCAACCCATGACCTGGCCCTGATCCGGGCGGCCAAGTCGCAGGTGTCGGCCCGCGTGTTGCGCCTGGCGGGCGGGCAAGTGATGGCCGCGGGGGCCGAGTTGTGA
- a CDS encoding cobyric acid synthase, producing MTRAIMVQGAGSNVGKSMLVAGLCRHFARQGLRVRPFKPQNMSNNAAVTADGGEIGRAQALQALACGVPPVVDMNPVLLKPETETGSQVIVQGQRLATVKARDYAALKPQLLAACLDSFHRLARDADLVIVEGAGSPAEINLRAGDIANMGFAEAADVPVILAGDIDRGGVIAQLVGTKAVLDPRDAARIKGFLVNKFRGDVTLFDEGMTQIAARTDWAALGVVPWFTEAHRLPAEDILDIRSTPRAGAFRIAVPRLTRIANFDDLDPLSADPALSVEVISPGRPLPVCDLVLIPGSKTTIADLAAFRAEGWDIDLAAHVRRGGHVLGICGGYQMLGQTISDPDGLEGPPRTVPGLGLLDVATVMRPQKHLSRVTARDLASDTPVTGYEIHLGDTTGPDTARGWLERAGTRIGAEDPSGRVRGCYLHGLFSGDAFRAAYLRRLGAQATEGDYGAGVEAVLDQLAGHLDGSLDLPLILSMSGPVIP from the coding sequence ATGACACGGGCGATCATGGTGCAGGGCGCGGGCTCCAACGTGGGCAAGTCGATGCTGGTCGCGGGACTGTGTCGCCACTTTGCGCGCCAAGGCCTGCGGGTCCGGCCCTTCAAGCCGCAGAACATGTCCAACAACGCCGCCGTCACCGCCGATGGTGGCGAGATCGGGCGGGCGCAGGCCTTGCAAGCGCTGGCCTGCGGGGTGCCCCCCGTGGTGGACATGAACCCCGTCCTGCTGAAGCCCGAAACGGAGACCGGCTCTCAGGTCATCGTGCAGGGGCAGCGGTTGGCCACCGTCAAGGCGCGGGACTATGCGGCCCTGAAACCGCAGTTGCTGGCGGCCTGCCTGGACAGCTTTCATCGTCTGGCACGGGACGCCGATCTGGTGATCGTGGAGGGGGCGGGCAGCCCAGCAGAGATCAACCTGCGCGCGGGCGACATCGCCAACATGGGCTTTGCCGAGGCGGCGGACGTGCCGGTCATCCTGGCCGGCGACATCGACCGGGGCGGCGTGATCGCGCAACTGGTGGGCACCAAGGCGGTTCTGGACCCGCGCGATGCCGCGCGGATCAAGGGGTTTCTGGTCAACAAGTTCCGGGGCGATGTCACCCTGTTCGACGAGGGCATGACCCAGATCGCCGCGCGCACCGATTGGGCGGCTCTGGGGGTCGTTCCCTGGTTCACAGAGGCCCACCGCCTGCCCGCCGAAGACATCCTCGACATCCGCAGCACCCCGCGCGCGGGGGCCTTTCGCATCGCCGTGCCGCGCCTGACGCGGATCGCGAACTTCGACGATCTGGACCCGCTCAGCGCGGATCCCGCGCTGTCGGTCGAGGTCATCTCGCCGGGCCGTCCCCTGCCGGTTTGCGACCTGGTGCTGATCCCGGGATCGAAAACGACGATCGCGGATCTGGCGGCCTTTCGCGCCGAAGGCTGGGATATCGACCTGGCCGCGCATGTCCGGCGGGGCGGTCACGTTCTGGGCATTTGCGGCGGCTACCAGATGCTTGGCCAGACCATTTCCGACCCCGACGGATTGGAAGGCCCGCCCCGAACGGTGCCGGGCCTGGGGCTGTTGGATGTGGCGACCGTGATGCGACCGCAGAAGCACCTGAGCCGCGTCACCGCGCGCGACCTGGCGTCGGACACCCCCGTTACCGGCTACGAGATCCACCTGGGCGACACCACCGGCCCCGACACGGCGCGCGGCTGGTTGGAGCGGGCGGGCACACGGATCGGAGCCGAAGACCCCAGCGGGCGGGTGCGCGGATGCTACCTGCACGGGCTGTTTTCGGGCGACGCCTTTCGCGCGGCCTACCTCCGGCGACTGGGCGCGCAGGCGACCGAAGGCGACTATGGCGCGGGGGTCGAGGCGGTGCTGGACCAGTTGGCCGGGCACCTTGACGGATCGCTCGATCTGCCGCTGATTCTGTCGATGTCGGGGCCGGTTATCCCATAA
- a CDS encoding zinc-ribbon domain-containing protein, with amino-acid sequence MRLICPNCSAQYEVAVDMIPADGRDVQCSNCGTTWFQPPRGAEPVADPIEEIDEDDTPEEEVAAAPAAAPRRPLADQETLDILRQERAHEARRRAIERRRKSAGETSEEEQAPPAPEPEDRDPVEPDPRAAAAAERARMAAAASVARARDAVEPPREPEPTEPEVAPAPPKAEDRDEVQDAIALALRDAEVSHLDGDAPPMDDDVQVEASTTRASRRDLLPDIEEINSSLRPDERALEAEEAGIAAEETDPATSSGFRVGFLAIGALVLLLVGAYVFAQPIAAAVPALGDTLAGYVNWVDAQRIALEVSIDALTTRLLPPEG; translated from the coding sequence ATGCGCCTTATCTGCCCCAATTGCAGTGCTCAGTACGAAGTCGCCGTGGATATGATCCCGGCGGACGGACGGGATGTGCAGTGCTCCAACTGTGGCACGACCTGGTTCCAGCCCCCGCGCGGGGCCGAACCGGTGGCCGACCCCATCGAAGAAATCGACGAAGACGACACCCCCGAAGAGGAGGTGGCCGCGGCTCCCGCAGCCGCCCCGAGAAGACCGTTGGCCGACCAGGAAACGCTGGACATTCTGCGCCAGGAACGCGCGCACGAGGCCCGTCGTCGGGCCATCGAACGCCGCCGCAAGTCTGCGGGTGAGACCAGCGAAGAGGAGCAGGCCCCGCCAGCCCCAGAACCAGAAGACCGTGATCCGGTCGAGCCGGACCCCCGCGCCGCCGCCGCCGCTGAACGCGCCCGCATGGCTGCTGCGGCATCGGTTGCGCGCGCCCGCGACGCGGTGGAGCCCCCAAGAGAGCCGGAGCCTACGGAGCCCGAGGTCGCGCCCGCGCCCCCCAAGGCAGAAGACCGGGACGAGGTTCAGGACGCCATCGCACTCGCCTTGCGCGACGCCGAGGTGTCGCATCTAGATGGGGACGCGCCCCCCATGGATGACGATGTGCAGGTCGAAGCCAGCACCACACGGGCCTCGCGCCGCGACCTGCTGCCGGACATCGAAGAGATCAATTCTTCGCTGCGACCCGATGAACGCGCGCTGGAGGCCGAGGAGGCAGGGATCGCCGCCGAAGAGACGGATCCGGCGACCTCTTCGGGGTTCCGGGTCGGGTTTCTGGCGATCGGGGCGCTCGTGCTGCTGCTGGTCGGGGCCTATGTCTTTGCCCAGCCCATCGCTGCTGCGGTGCCCGCCCTGGGCGATACGCTCGCAGGCTATGTCAACTGGGTCGACGCCCAGAGGATCGCGCTGGAGGTCAGCATCGACGCGCTGACCACGCGTTTGCTGCCGCCCGAAGGCTGA
- a CDS encoding cell division protein FtsX: protein MSALADRLSGIAALAIGDRQADRVVPPTGFTVWLTVLTSAAMAFLAVFALALTLATGRLADRWSDSLAQAMTIRISAPAEQAQAQTDAVLAILDGTPGVASARALDAAEQAALLEPWLGPDLPLDRLPLPRLIEVVGDALDARGLRLRLAAEVPGAVLDDHTRWRAPLVEAAGRLRLLGWTALLLIAGVLGAMVTLGAQAALAANAAVIRVLRLVGARDTYVARAFTRRFTLRALTGAVLGTGLGMAAIAALPSTEAAGGFLTGLAFAGWGWVLPLVIPPFAATVAFAATRRAAFRALTRFE from the coding sequence GTGAGCGCGCTGGCCGACCGATTGAGCGGGATTGCCGCGCTGGCCATTGGCGACCGGCAGGCCGACCGCGTGGTGCCGCCCACGGGGTTCACCGTCTGGCTGACCGTCCTCACCTCGGCGGCGATGGCCTTTCTCGCGGTCTTTGCCCTGGCGCTGACGCTGGCGACAGGGCGGCTGGCCGATCGGTGGTCCGACAGTCTGGCGCAGGCCATGACCATCCGCATTTCCGCCCCCGCCGAACAGGCGCAGGCCCAGACCGATGCGGTGCTGGCGATTCTGGACGGCACGCCGGGTGTTGCATCTGCCCGAGCGCTGGATGCCGCCGAACAGGCCGCCCTGCTGGAGCCGTGGCTGGGCCCCGACCTGCCGCTGGACCGTCTGCCCCTGCCCCGCCTGATCGAAGTCGTGGGCGACGCCCTGGACGCGCGGGGCCTGCGCCTGCGCCTGGCCGCCGAGGTGCCCGGTGCCGTGCTGGACGATCACACCCGCTGGCGCGCACCCCTGGTCGAGGCGGCGGGACGCCTGCGCCTGCTGGGCTGGACCGCACTGCTGCTGATTGCGGGGGTTCTGGGGGCCATGGTGACCCTGGGCGCGCAGGCGGCGCTCGCCGCCAATGCAGCGGTCATTCGCGTGCTGCGCCTTGTGGGGGCCCGCGACACCTATGTCGCCCGCGCCTTTACCCGGCGGTTCACCCTGCGTGCCTTGACCGGGGCGGTTCTGGGCACGGGCCTGGGCATGGCTGCGATTGCCGCCCTGCCCAGCACCGAGGCGGCGGGCGGTTTCCTGACCGGACTGGCCTTTGCCGGATGGGGCTGGGTGCTACCGCTGGTCATCCCGCCCTTTGCAGCCACGGTCGCGTTCGCGGCCACCCGCCGCGCGGCCTTTCGCGCGCTCACCCGTTTCGAGTAA
- a CDS encoding 1-acyl-sn-glycerol-3-phosphate acyltransferase produces the protein MQLIRSLAFNASMYVWMAIVGIAFAPWAIASPEGARAGCSYYASSVRKMLAAMTGLRTEVRGPIPSGEVLVAAKHQSFLDIIVIWDALSRPFFIMKAILRFAPFLGQYALRLGCIPVHRGKRTEAIKMMLAEVRSGKRAGGQLLIYPQGTRVAPGVKRPYKIGTFALYDQMKQPCVPVATNVGVFWPKRGALRKPGLGVVEFLEPIPPGLDRATFMALLEERIETASNRLLQEAGFPVAPGVAPLSDPAAIPPEEITDKR, from the coding sequence ATGCAACTGATCCGATCCCTCGCGTTCAACGCGTCCATGTATGTCTGGATGGCCATTGTGGGCATCGCCTTTGCCCCCTGGGCCATCGCCTCGCCCGAGGGCGCGCGCGCCGGGTGCAGCTATTACGCGTCCTCGGTGCGCAAGATGCTGGCCGCGATGACGGGCCTGCGCACCGAAGTGCGGGGGCCGATCCCGTCGGGCGAAGTCCTGGTCGCGGCCAAGCACCAGTCGTTCCTCGACATCATCGTGATCTGGGATGCGCTGTCGCGGCCATTCTTCATCATGAAGGCCATCCTGCGGTTTGCCCCGTTCCTGGGCCAATACGCCCTGCGCCTGGGGTGCATCCCGGTGCATCGCGGCAAACGCACCGAAGCGATCAAGATGATGCTGGCCGAGGTCCGGTCCGGGAAACGGGCGGGCGGGCAATTGCTGATCTATCCGCAAGGCACCCGCGTCGCGCCCGGGGTCAAACGGCCCTACAAGATCGGGACCTTTGCGCTTTATGACCAGATGAAGCAGCCCTGCGTGCCAGTCGCGACCAATGTGGGGGTGTTCTGGCCCAAGCGCGGCGCGTTGCGCAAACCGGGCCTGGGGGTCGTCGAGTTCCTGGAACCGATCCCGCCAGGCCTGGACCGCGCGACGTTCATGGCGCTGCTGGAAGAGCGGATCGAAACGGCGTCGAACCGTCTGCTGCAAGAAGCAGGCTTTCCAGTCGCGCCCGGCGTGGCCCCCCTATCTGATCCCGCCGCGATCCCACCGGAGGAGATCACCGACAAGCGGTGA